The segment ATTCATCGTGTGCGTAACTGCGGCCTCCGGAATGCTGCATCAGGCTTATGCCCATACGGAAGGCAACTACGTCCCATCGAACCTGTTTGAAACCATGCAGGCAGGCGATAAGGCAGCCTTGCTGCTCGTTCATTTCGGGACTACGCACGACGATACCCGGGCATTGACCATCGATGCCATCAATCAGAAAGCACAAGAAGCTTTCCCTGACCTTGAGTTCCGCGAAGCGTACACTTCACGTATTGTCATGAACCGCCTGGCAAAACGAGGGGTTTACAAGAAGAATCCGGTAGAAGCATTAGCCCAACTGAAGGCTGACGGATTTACTCACATCCTGATTCAGTCGACCAACATCATCGACGGAATCGAAATGGAATCACTCCGCAAAGACATCGACGTCATGAAAGACCTGTTTAAGGAAATCCGCTTGGGTACACCTCTGCTGTACACTCCAGAAGATTACCGGCAAGTCATCTCCATCCTGTCACAAAAAGGAAAGGATAAAACCATGACCGTACTTGTCGGTCACGGAACTTATACACCGGCAACAGCACAGTATGCAATGCTTGATTATATGCTGGAAGCCGAAGGACACCCGGATTTCGTTGTCGCCACCGTTGAAGGCTATCCGACTTTGGATGATGCCGTCAGAAAAATCAAAGAACAAAAGAAAATCAAGCAGATCCAGCTCTTACCATTCATGTTCGTGGCCGGCGATCATGCCAAGAACGACATAGCCGGTGACATCCGGCAAGACCTGGAATCAGCTGGATATCAGGTAAGCGTCTTGATGGAAGGATTAGGACAAAACCCTGAAATCCAAGATATCTTCATTGACCATGCCCGGTTCATGACCCAACACATACTTATCGACATCTCCGATAAAAAGAAGGCATACGCTGCCGACAAAGAATAACAAATCATCCAACAATTTTTATACACTTTTTCTGCCCGGAAGAGACTCATTTTCTTCCGGGTAAGGAGAAGTATGTCTTATTCAAAAAACATTTTATATGAAAAAAACATGGATTATCTTACCTCTCGTAAGCTTGACATGTGGCATTCATGCCCAGGAGAAAAAAACGGTTTCACCTGCAGCCGACACAACTTATAATTTGCAGGAAGTAGTCATTCAGACAGCCAGAAAAGCACGACCTCAGATTACCAAGCTCGATGTTCCCATGAAATATCTGCCGCTTTCTGTCAATGGAATCGAGTCGAAGAGTTTGGAAATCCGAGGAATCAGAAACATCCAGGACGCTGTCCGCTTCATGCCGGGAATCCGGATACAGACTTCCTACGGAGCTTTCCAACAAATCTCTGTACGTGGTTTCGATCATGCCGTACTGATGATCGACGGAGTACGAGACGAACGCTCTGCCATCAACAATTCATATCCTGTTCCGGATCTTTCGGCCGTCGAATCCATTGAATTACTGAAAGGACCGGCCTCTGTCTTATATGGCCATTCGGCTGTTGGCGGTATCTTGAATATCGTCCGTAAAGCACCGACTGAACGGCAGACACTCAATGCTCGGGTTGCCTACGGCAGCTTCGAGAACAAGGAAGCGACTTTAGGTGTAGGTGGCAAGTTATTAGGGCCTGTCAATTACTATGCCAATGTCAATTATGCCGACCAGACAGGATGGCGCAACAATGGGAACAGGCGCTTCTCCGGTTATCTTGCCCTGAATGCCCAATTAACGTCTAACGATTTTATCGATATCCGTACGGGTTTCAATCGGGATTACTATGGAACGGAAATTGGTTTGCCCGACATCATGACGCAAGACATTTACAACACATCCGACAACCAGCTCTATCTGCATAAAAACGATATGTTGCCCGGACTGGACAAGACAGCCCGTTACAACAACGAATCGGATTTCATGAGAAACTACAGCTGGAATATCTCCGGACAATATACACATCAATTTTCCGAAAGCATGAAGCTGGTAGACCGTCTGTCTTTTACCAGTGACGACATCAATTATTTCGGTACAGAAGAACTCGATTATCTGGAAAGTGACGAGCCGATCTATAACCATTATTACTGGAAAAGTCCGACCGAAAAGAAATATATCTGCCTCGACACCGTATATCTCTCCTTCCCGCTGCGCTTTTCCCACATAGCCAAGACCGTCAGTAACTCCTTGGAATTAAACGGACATTTCTATACAGGCGAAGTCAAACACAATTACATGGGCGGGTATTCGTTCGTTGCCCTCAACCGGACAAGTTATTCGGGCTATAATTTAGGAGAAGATGTGCAAGGTCCCGGACTGTATTCGCATGTTTCGGTGTACGACCCGCACAGCATGGGATATATGGTCAGCCGCTTTTCGGAAGCTACGGTTACACATCATTATGCCAACAGCATCTATCTGCAGGACATGATCGAACTGAATAATCAATGGAAGATTCTGGCTGCCCTCCGGGGAGATTTCTACCGATATCTGTCGGCCGAGGCTACAACGCCGACCGGCAAACGTGAATACGAAAACCACGGGTCTTTCAACCGGGTACGCAACAAGGCGCTCACCTACCGTTTCGGAGCCGTCTATCTGCCTCATCCGAATACCTCTTTATATGCGTCTTTTGCGTCTTTCTTCAAACCGATCCGTACCTTCTACAGGGACAATGTGATCTATGTCGACGCGAATGGAGAACGCTTTAACCCCACTCGCAACGAAGAAGTATTCAAACCGGAAAACGGATATCAGGCGGAAGTCGGGATCAAATATGACCTCAACCGTTTCCTCCAGGCCAATGCCAGCCTCTTCTACATCCGGAAGATGAACAGTACCGCTACGCTGACAAACAGCTATCAGACAGAGGTAGACGGACAGACGAAGAAGCTGACTGTCATCGGACAGGTCGGCGTACAAGACTCTAAAGGATTTGACTTCGATGTGACCGTGACTCCTTTGCCAACCTTGGCATTCACCCTGGGTTATGGATTCAATGATTCGAAGATACGGAAGATGAAGGAAGTGAAAGACCCGGAACTGGCCCAAGCCATTTACGGTTCTGACGCACAGGCGGCGAAAGACAAACTGAACAGCCAGGAAGGGAACTGGCAGGCGAACGTGCCGAACCAGACATTTTATGCCTATGGCAGTTATACTATTCCCAAAGGCTGGCTGAAGAACCTGGAGTTCCACATCAGCAGCAGCTATACAGGGAAAGTCTATCGGAATACAGCGAACAGTACCTGGTTCGATCCGTATTGGATAACCGATATGGGAGCGTCATATACCGTCAACAACCATGTTCATCTGACTGTCAATGTCAATAACCTGTTCAACAAGAGCTATTACAACCAGGCGTTAGGAAACCAGCTTGTTCCCAGCATGCCCCGTAACTTCCAGGTAGCTCTTTCGTATACGCTCTAAATAAATGACGCATGCATAAACTACATTCATTTATCTTGACAACACACCGGATACTGGGCACCTTGCTCAGTATCCTTTTCTGCATGTGGTTTCTCTCCGGACTGGTCATGATTTATCATACCTTTCCCCGGGTAAAACAGGCTGACCGATGGAGCCGAATGGATTATCTGAAAGCTGATTCTCTTCCGGCCTGGGACGAAGTACAGAAACGGCTTCCGGCCAACGAAGAGATCCGGCATATTTCGCTTTGTCAGAGTTTAGGGCAACAGGTTTTCCAAATCCGGACAGACAACGGATCACATGAACTGACCACCGACTTTTCAGAAAGAACCCATATCGATGCTTCTTCCATCAGGCAGGTGGCAGCGAGCTGGAATTCATCTCCGGTCGAACGGATTGATACACTTTACACCTTGGAGCAATGGATTCCTTTTGGAGCACTCAGGCAGCATTTCCCGATCTATAAATATTACTTTGCCGATAAAGACAGGCACCAATTATATATTTCGTCGAAGACGGCCGAAATCTTACAATATACCAGTCGGGAAGAACGCTGCTGGGCGTGGTTGGGAGCGATTCCTCACTGGATTTACTTCACTACTCTCCGGCAGGATATCGACCGGTGGATAACCGTGGTCGTCACACTTTCCGGCATCGGCTGTATTTTCTGTCTGACAGGCTTGTATCTCGGAATCCGGGATTTCCGGAGAGCACGCCATCAGCACAGGCTTTCGCCCTACAAGAAGTTCTGGTACAAATGGCATCACCTGGCAGGTGCTGTTTTCGGTCTGTTTGTGCTGACGTTCTGTTTCAGCGGGATGATGTCATTGGCCAACGTAGAAGACTTCGGCATCCGCTCCCGGCTTGACTTTAATCCGTCTCAGCAACTGAAGCAAATGTATCCGGGAAACTATCCGCTCGATTACCGGAAAATCATCCAATGCCATCCGCATCAGCTCCGGCAATTGGAATGGACTCACTTCGGCCTGATTCCGCTCTACCACGCTCAGACTGACAGCGGACCTATGACCTGGGATGCGCGTTGTACCGATTCCCTGAAGCCTTTAAACCTCACACCCGAAGATATCCGAGACGTATTACAGTCCATCCACGGGAAAGAGGCCAACCTGAAAATCGAATGGTTGAATGAACAGGATACATATTATGTTTCCCGTAAGCGGAAACTGGCCCTGCCCGTCTGGAAAGTACAGATAGATGATGCGGATGCCAGCTGTTATTACATTCATCCATACAGCGGAGAATTCCGGTATGTGAATCGTCCTGCCCGATGGCAGCACTGGGCATATCCGGCATTGCACAGCCTGCAGATACCCGAACTGACCACTCATCCGCGACTGTGGTATCTGATCATGTGGATACTGATGTTAGGGGGAACATTTGTTTCTCTGTCCGGATTCTGGCTTGCCATCCAGTATCTCCGAAGAAAAATTAAGTCCAGACGATGGAAATAAAGACATCGGTTATACAGAATTCTGAATATACTCGTATCTTTGCTGACGATAAAAGAGAGTTTATTATTAACTATTTTAAACAAAGGAAAGCATGAAGAAAGTATTTCTCCCTGTAAGCCTGGCATTACTGGCAGGACTCACTGTCAGTTGTTCTACGACAGAATATAAAAAATATGCCGGCGATGAAGCCAAACAAGTGGCTTCCATCTTGCGAGAGAATGGCTGTATGGACTGCCATTCGGCAAATGCTCCTCTTCCATTCTACGGTAATTTCCCCGTTATCGGTTCAGTCGTGAAAGCCGATATGGTAGAAGGAACGCGGTATGTAGACTTTACAGATATGCTGGATGCTTTGGATAACGGCAAGCCAGTATCGGAAGTCGATTTAGCAAAACTGGAGAACACGGCAATGAGTGGTTCCATGCCTCCTGCCAAGTTCTCGTACATGCCTAATCACTGGGGAACAAGTCTTGACAAAGACGAAAAGGCCGTGATTCTGGCATGGGCAGCAAAGGAGCGTAAAGCTCATTATCAATCTCCTACGGTAGCAGAAGAGTTCGCGAACGAACCTTTGCAACCGTTGATGGAATCCATTCCGGTCGACTCTGCCAAGGTCGCTTTGGGATGTGCCTTATACAATGACACGCGTCTTTCTGCTGACAACACCATTTCCTGCGCGTCTTGTCACGGACTGGAAACAGGTGGTGTAGACCGGAAGCAATACTCAGAAGGTATTAACGGACAATTAGGTGGTGTCAATGCTCCTACGGTTTATAATGCAGCCCTCAACTTCGCCCAGTTCTGGGATGGCCGTGCTGCCGACCTGAAAGAACAGGCTGCTGGTCCTCCATTGAATCCGGTAGAGATGGGACACAAGTCGTTTGACGACATCTGCGCTGTTCTGGCCGAAGATAAAGAATTTACCAAAGCATTCACAGCGGTATATCCGGACGGTTTCAGCCAGTCAAACATCACAGAAGCCATTGCTGAATTCGAAAAGACATTACTGACTCCTTCTCGTTTCGATAAGTATCTGCGAGGAGATAAATCAGCCTTGTCTGCCGAAGAAATCGAAGGTTATGACTTGTTTAAGAGCCACAAATGTGCAACCTGCCACGTAGGTATGAACATCGGCGGACAGTCTTACGATTACATGGGTATCAAGAACAGTTACTTCGATTACCGTGGTACCGGTCTGACTGATGGTGATAACGGACGTTATTCTGTCACTAAGAAGGAAACTGACCTGCACAAGTTCAAGACACCGACCTTGCGTAACGTCATGATTACTTACCCGTACATGCACGACGGTTCAGTCAAGACAGTAGAAGATGCTGTACGTATCATGCACGAATTCCAGATTGGTACAGCCATATCGGATGCCGACATGACCAAGATCGTAGCCTTCCTGCATTCTCTGACTGGCGAATATAACGGAAAGACATTGCAATAAGCAATTCATAGTATAAAACATGAGGGTGTGTCGTAATACGCGATTCACCCTCTTTTCTTTATCAACGATAAGAGCGTAGTTAACTTTTTCAGGCAGCGATATTCTGAAGATAATCTCGATTATTTTGTTCCCAATAGCTTAAATGAGCGGTAATAAGGCCGTAAAGGTGTTTAATTGGCCAATTTATACCCTCTTTATTCATCTTGGTACACATCTTTTTTATATTGAAGGCGATGGCCAGGAAGGAAAAGTCCATGAGAACCTTGTCCTTTCCAAAATGACGGAAGCGCTTGTAGTTCATGTTGAATTTTATCTGTCCAAATACAGCTTCCGGTTCTATGCACCTTTGCCCTCTGTGTTTCAGCCCTTCTTCGGAACAGAGAAGTTCCCGGGCTTTCTGTTTGTATATCCAGAGTCGGTGATTCAGTTCTATCGTCCTGTTTCCTTTAGCTTTAAAACACAGACATCTTAACGGACATCCTTCGCATCTGACAGCCCTATACCTGGCATATTCGACTACATATCCGGATTCGGTTTTCGTATGCCTGGTGCCTGCCCTCTGCATCTTTTGTCCCATTGGACAGACACAGTAATCCTGTTCTTCATTGTAGAAAAAGTTTTCGGCTTTAAAAGGATTCGGTTTAAATCTTGGCCGCTGCTCCATGTGGAAATAATTGTATTTGACGTATGCTTCCATCCCGTTTTCCGACATAAAGTGGTAATTCTCTTCTGATCCGTAACCGGAATCAGCAACCACCGTATGAGCCAACTGGCCGTATCTGTCGGCAAAGGACTTCAGGAAGGGAATCATCGTCAAGGTGTCAGTCGGATTCGGGAAAAGAGAATAATCGATAATGAATTGATTTTCCGTAGCAATCTGAAGATTATATCCGGGTTTTGTCTGACCGTTGCGCATGGCATCCTCCTTCATTCTCATAAAGGTGGCCTCTTTGTCTGTCTTGGAATAAGAGTTGCGGTCCTGAAGATTGTCCAGATGGTTATTGTATTCCTGAAGCTTATCTCTATGTGCTTCCAGTTCTTTCAGCTGCCTG is part of the Parabacteroides sp. AD58 genome and harbors:
- a CDS encoding sirohydrochlorin cobaltochelatase, producing MLHQAYAHTEGNYVPSNLFETMQAGDKAALLLVHFGTTHDDTRALTIDAINQKAQEAFPDLEFREAYTSRIVMNRLAKRGVYKKNPVEALAQLKADGFTHILIQSTNIIDGIEMESLRKDIDVMKDLFKEIRLGTPLLYTPEDYRQVISILSQKGKDKTMTVLVGHGTYTPATAQYAMLDYMLEAEGHPDFVVATVEGYPTLDDAVRKIKEQKKIKQIQLLPFMFVAGDHAKNDIAGDIRQDLESAGYQVSVLMEGLGQNPEIQDIFIDHARFMTQHILIDISDKKKAYAADKE
- a CDS encoding TonB-dependent receptor encodes the protein MKKTWIILPLVSLTCGIHAQEKKTVSPAADTTYNLQEVVIQTARKARPQITKLDVPMKYLPLSVNGIESKSLEIRGIRNIQDAVRFMPGIRIQTSYGAFQQISVRGFDHAVLMIDGVRDERSAINNSYPVPDLSAVESIELLKGPASVLYGHSAVGGILNIVRKAPTERQTLNARVAYGSFENKEATLGVGGKLLGPVNYYANVNYADQTGWRNNGNRRFSGYLALNAQLTSNDFIDIRTGFNRDYYGTEIGLPDIMTQDIYNTSDNQLYLHKNDMLPGLDKTARYNNESDFMRNYSWNISGQYTHQFSESMKLVDRLSFTSDDINYFGTEELDYLESDEPIYNHYYWKSPTEKKYICLDTVYLSFPLRFSHIAKTVSNSLELNGHFYTGEVKHNYMGGYSFVALNRTSYSGYNLGEDVQGPGLYSHVSVYDPHSMGYMVSRFSEATVTHHYANSIYLQDMIELNNQWKILAALRGDFYRYLSAEATTPTGKREYENHGSFNRVRNKALTYRFGAVYLPHPNTSLYASFASFFKPIRTFYRDNVIYVDANGERFNPTRNEEVFKPENGYQAEVGIKYDLNRFLQANASLFYIRKMNSTATLTNSYQTEVDGQTKKLTVIGQVGVQDSKGFDFDVTVTPLPTLAFTLGYGFNDSKIRKMKEVKDPELAQAIYGSDAQAAKDKLNSQEGNWQANVPNQTFYAYGSYTIPKGWLKNLEFHISSSYTGKVYRNTANSTWFDPYWITDMGASYTVNNHVHLTVNVNNLFNKSYYNQALGNQLVPSMPRNFQVALSYTL
- a CDS encoding PepSY domain-containing protein, coding for MHKLHSFILTTHRILGTLLSILFCMWFLSGLVMIYHTFPRVKQADRWSRMDYLKADSLPAWDEVQKRLPANEEIRHISLCQSLGQQVFQIRTDNGSHELTTDFSERTHIDASSIRQVAASWNSSPVERIDTLYTLEQWIPFGALRQHFPIYKYYFADKDRHQLYISSKTAEILQYTSREERCWAWLGAIPHWIYFTTLRQDIDRWITVVVTLSGIGCIFCLTGLYLGIRDFRRARHQHRLSPYKKFWYKWHHLAGAVFGLFVLTFCFSGMMSLANVEDFGIRSRLDFNPSQQLKQMYPGNYPLDYRKIIQCHPHQLRQLEWTHFGLIPLYHAQTDSGPMTWDARCTDSLKPLNLTPEDIRDVLQSIHGKEANLKIEWLNEQDTYYVSRKRKLALPVWKVQIDDADASCYYIHPYSGEFRYVNRPARWQHWAYPALHSLQIPELTTHPRLWYLIMWILMLGGTFVSLSGFWLAIQYLRRKIKSRRWK
- a CDS encoding cytochrome-c peroxidase, encoding MKKVFLPVSLALLAGLTVSCSTTEYKKYAGDEAKQVASILRENGCMDCHSANAPLPFYGNFPVIGSVVKADMVEGTRYVDFTDMLDALDNGKPVSEVDLAKLENTAMSGSMPPAKFSYMPNHWGTSLDKDEKAVILAWAAKERKAHYQSPTVAEEFANEPLQPLMESIPVDSAKVALGCALYNDTRLSADNTISCASCHGLETGGVDRKQYSEGINGQLGGVNAPTVYNAALNFAQFWDGRAADLKEQAAGPPLNPVEMGHKSFDDICAVLAEDKEFTKAFTAVYPDGFSQSNITEAIAEFEKTLLTPSRFDKYLRGDKSALSAEEIEGYDLFKSHKCATCHVGMNIGGQSYDYMGIKNSYFDYRGTGLTDGDNGRYSVTKKETDLHKFKTPTLRNVMITYPYMHDGSVKTVEDAVRIMHEFQIGTAISDADMTKIVAFLHSLTGEYNGKTLQ
- a CDS encoding IS1182 family transposase is translated as MTKIHFRPYTPNQTVLFPQRIDEDIAENDPVRMVDALVESLNLEGFRKLYKEYGRSPYHPKMMLKVILYAYMNNIYSCRKIEKHLRRDIHYIWLAGYEKPDFITINRFRNRVKKEINEVFTQTVLLLSSKGFISLNVEYIDGTKIESKANKYTFVWRKSVERNRERLMKKISVLFSQIDDVIAQEKASENNEEIEFSPSMLTEMAGELRNALEQASEPSTKEQKSALRKKRRQLKELEAHRDKLQEYNNHLDNLQDRNSYSKTDKEATFMRMKEDAMRNGQTKPGYNLQIATENQFIIDYSLFPNPTDTLTMIPFLKSFADRYGQLAHTVVADSGYGSEENYHFMSENGMEAYVKYNYFHMEQRPRFKPNPFKAENFFYNEEQDYCVCPMGQKMQRAGTRHTKTESGYVVEYARYRAVRCEGCPLRCLCFKAKGNRTIELNHRLWIYKQKARELLCSEEGLKHRGQRCIEPEAVFGQIKFNMNYKRFRHFGKDKVLMDFSFLAIAFNIKKMCTKMNKEGINWPIKHLYGLITAHLSYWEQNNRDYLQNIAA